The Stratiformator vulcanicus genome has a segment encoding these proteins:
- a CDS encoding baeRF7 domain-containing protein: MDRFTRKELDKLLAYRGDVVLTITMPTHRTGGPELREDRIRFKNLLNEAQGQLEEFNADESVQKTTLRPLVELQDDENFWEHQGDGLVAFVGVKSGEADLFATYRMPVEFESRCVVDHRPDVAPLVQVVQGDGRYFVLAVSPNRVRLFEGSRFGLTEIEHAAMPENLVEALRIDEYKEHLQFHSVGADSSGGDAIYHGQGGSDLDRRKATELTSYFRRIDDALAEALGTGEAPLVFAGVEYLYPIFKEATRYSALLDEPVAGNPDDLSAQDLFEKAWPLVHQQYRTGLDEKLERLSKAVTTDLGETDPDKVFASSLDGAVETLYVSKKAWISGQADDSNRVLIRTGEAGEAGTSSSRGEHRNAIEDIVNRVLQYGGTVYYVEPEDLPESSELAAQYRYPVAEQVASS; encoded by the coding sequence GTGGATCGCTTTACTCGGAAAGAACTCGACAAACTGCTCGCCTACCGGGGAGACGTCGTCCTGACAATCACGATGCCGACCCACCGCACCGGCGGGCCGGAACTCAGAGAAGATCGAATCCGCTTCAAAAACTTGCTTAACGAAGCACAGGGGCAGTTGGAGGAATTCAACGCCGACGAGTCTGTGCAAAAAACGACCCTTCGGCCGCTCGTTGAGCTGCAGGATGACGAGAATTTCTGGGAGCATCAGGGTGACGGGCTCGTCGCTTTCGTCGGGGTGAAAAGCGGCGAAGCTGATTTGTTCGCCACGTATCGGATGCCTGTCGAATTCGAGTCACGCTGCGTTGTCGATCACCGGCCCGACGTTGCCCCGCTGGTGCAGGTCGTCCAAGGCGACGGTCGGTATTTCGTTCTCGCAGTCAGCCCCAACCGAGTCCGACTGTTCGAAGGAAGTCGGTTCGGACTCACCGAAATCGAGCACGCCGCGATGCCCGAGAACCTCGTCGAAGCGTTGAGGATCGACGAGTATAAAGAGCATCTGCAGTTCCACTCCGTCGGGGCAGACTCGTCGGGCGGCGACGCGATTTATCACGGCCAGGGCGGCAGCGACCTCGATCGCCGCAAGGCCACCGAATTGACCTCGTACTTTCGCAGAATTGACGATGCGCTTGCCGAAGCCCTTGGCACCGGAGAGGCACCACTCGTCTTTGCAGGCGTGGAGTATCTCTATCCGATCTTCAAAGAGGCGACCCGCTACTCGGCGCTGCTGGATGAACCCGTTGCTGGCAATCCGGACGACCTTTCGGCCCAAGATCTATTCGAGAAAGCTTGGCCACTGGTCCATCAGCAATATCGTACCGGCTTGGACGAAAAACTGGAGCGGTTGTCGAAGGCCGTCACAACCGACCTGGGTGAGACCGACCCCGACAAGGTCTTCGCTTCAAGTCTGGACGGTGCCGTCGAGACGCTCTACGTGTCGAAGAAAGCTTGGATTTCCGGTCAGGCGGATGATTCCAATCGTGTTCTGATCCGGACGGGGGAAGCGGGCGAGGCGGGGACATCATCGAGCCGCGGCGAACATCGCAACGCAATCGAAGACATCGTTAACCGCGTGCTGCAGTACGGTGGAACCGTCTACTATGTCGAACCGGAAGACCTGCCTGAAAGTTCGGAATTGGCCGCCCAATACCGTTACCCCGTCGCCGAACAGGTTGCGAGTTCTTAA